A segment of the Gossypium hirsutum isolate 1008001.06 chromosome D10, Gossypium_hirsutum_v2.1, whole genome shotgun sequence genome:
gttaattagggtagaaggactaaatcgtaagaatcgtaaaagttaatcgctgttgattttttattagttaaaagggtttaAAGGGTATATGTTTAAGGATTTAAGTGACAATTAACCACTTTTAAAAGGTAGTGTACAGTAGGGACactaattaattgaaaaatatgttaaataatgtttaattaaagattaaacatATGTTAAAATAAGGTAAAAAGTGTTTActtcatcatttttcttcttctcatcACCGTTTCTTCATCAAGTGAAACTAGGAAAGCCATTGTTGATGCTCATACTTTTGGCCATTGCATGTAAGTCCTAAACAAGttgattttttgtaatttttatgtttttgagattgtgtAGCTTAATATAGCTATCCTGattactaaattataaaattgccaaaggttttaaaattttcaattgattatttctaaggtttttgatgtttaatggtagcacttgaagcttagaaatgtaataggatgaatttttaaagtgaaatttgttagttttgattttaaggactaaaatgaaaatatttcaaaattgacatgaaatttctataattattgaatttataggGCTATACAAGGATGATattgaaatcaaaatgaaaaaatgggcttaaatgtgaaaattatgtcaGTCttggttttaaggactaaattgaatcaaatgaaaaaatttagagaaattgtttaaaatgaaattaagtttTCATATGAATTGAATAGGATGTTATAAGGTAATTGGAATTGATAATTGGCAATGAATTATTATAGATCAGGATTTAAATCAATCAGAAGTTAATTGAGAAATAGGAGAAATTGCAAATTAGCCCCTAACACTTTGTAGTTGTCGTTTTCCAGGTAAGCTCATATGagacttattttattaattcataatatgttTGTGTTATATTATGTAATATTCTAGTTGTATTATTGTGATTACAACGTTTGGCATCAAATGAACTCAAttgtaaaatatgaattaaatgataaatttgaataagtATATGCTATTGAATAGATGTGatcatttatgtaatttaatagtatgtatgtgatgatgttaTGAGGTTTAAAATTTATATGGATTGTTATTCGATATATAAAAAGTGTATATACAGTTACATGATTAAAATGATATAGAAATTGTAATGATACCtaaatgaatttaataaatgATTAGAATATGAATGACATACCACTAAGGTTCAAAAGGCAATCTGGCGTTGGTCGGGGATTTCTTTATCAATGGCTAAGATCCaacatgtgttgtggattctcGACATCTCGAGTGAGTAGCATAAAGTAAAGTTGCAAAAGTAAACCTGAcctacaacttgtgtgagcaaattcaaatatcacaactTTTGTGAGCAAATCGAATTATTCTTTATCGATACCTGAGATGCATCACATATAGTGGATTCACAATAGCTTGAGTGAGCATTATCGAATAAAGCTTGTATAAGCAAATCAACTCTACAGTTTGTGGAATTAAATCAATTCCGTGTATCTGAGTTCAATATTCTTTAATTCTTTGAGCGAAAATAGAAAGTGAAATGGATGAAATGTTGGtacatgaatgaaaataaatatacatgtatgtgtTTGCAAATGAGTTATGAAATGGCTATTACATGTTATGAAATGAGTTGTTAAAACATGTATTTGATTATCTATTAAATTTATGTCATGTAAATGAACTAACCTCTGAATGTACTTGTTGATATACATGCAAAAATAATAGGATGCTAAAGGATTTCCATGTTAGTCTCAGTAtatcttaatattttaaatttttgattgaTCAAggtaatttaagtaaaattttacatGAACTTACTGAGCATAGATAATGCTTACTTTGTTGTGTTTTCTCTGCATGTAGTTATCTTTTACGGAACTCGGCGGATTAGATCACTCCAAAGCTCACATTATCCAACTTCAGTCTCGGTAGGCTTTTTAATTGTTTGGAACTCGAATTTGTGGCATTTATATAGGCTTGATATGTATAAGTGTCATTTGGATGTTAATGGTTATAATGTGCACAGAATACTTGTAAACTTGATAACTATATGATTGGTgtataagttttgttaagtgttTAAATTCATTTGAATGGTGATGTTTGGATCTAGCTTGTGCTAgtattttaaatgtttcatgCTTTGAAATTAAAGGTACATAAGCACGCACAAAGGCCAATGTTAGCTTTGGTTGTTTGAGTTAAGGTGACATGAAAGTCACAAAGGAACTGGTATATTAACATGTTGGCTATTAGAATGTTTTGTTTGAATGGTGTGGAAGACTTGtttttggcatattggtttaaTGAATATTTAGACATGTTTTTGGAATGTATTTGTGCATGTTTGAATAGCCTTATATGTATCATTTAAGCCTTTGGTTTGTCTTGACATGAAATAGGTACATAATGACATATTTGtaccacacagctgtgtgtcacacacgggttgGTGACATGATCATGTGTATACTGGAAATTACAAAGCATTTAACCCACACAGTTCCCGATTgtcacacgggctagccacacatTTGTGTGAGTACTGTAGATTTGGTCATTTAAGTTTCACACGGTCTTAGTTTATTACACGACCcaaccacacgatcgtgtgacttttgatgaaaCTTTAGAATTTGATCCACACGACTTCAGAGAGTTATACGACctagacacacagccgtgtgacccctattttgcatAATTACCTTTATCAATTGAAAAtgttacaatttgatccctatttgTTTCCGGGTCAATtttagagctttcataagctcaaatTAGACTCAgttttgtttgttatgcatgatatatgtAATAATTGCATGTTATTTGTTATTCTTAAATTTAGTTTTTCAtgtaaatattctattaattgcTGTAGCATTCTATAGCTTGAGTCCGACGACCGGACCGGGTGAGGGATGTTACAAAATTACCTTCATTGGTACTCTTAATCTTTTAAAGTatatggtcatatgcatttttacatccatttgagtccatacatcatatatatattaaatgagcATATACATCCTTATTTTACTAGTTTTGATCATGAACATACTAACATGGTATAACATGACCAATtgctataaacaaaatatattgaCATTTACAAAATATAACATTCTTACCATTTGGACTAAAGCATCCAAAATGGACGCCAATAGAAATTCATGACCAATTGCTATAAACAAAGTAAAACTTATGCAAACTTTCTTGAGTCGAGAGTTGAGTTCTGGATGTTGTTTCACTCATCAAAACCTTAAGATCTAACGATACCTGCCATAGAAATAAATAAACCGTATGTTGAGAACTACGGCTAGTGGTGCTAACATGATTTGAACCAATAATCAAATGGaaatataataacaaatacaATCAATAAGCGACAACTACCAAATAATATCAAGTTCACATTTCATGTCTCATATGCTTAACTCCATACCAAGTTCCATTTGATAATTTCATACAAAGGCCATATAACCCTTTATCATCAAATCTTAATTACATGTATGTCATGGCATGATCCaacattcatttaattttcttatcTTTATTTCGAATCCACTATATCATTTTATATCCATATCAACGCTTTGGGCTCATTTGAATTGGTTtgcatgatctttcacatgccATCTTTTGCCACATGGATATTTATATACAAGATAGACCATTTGCTATTAGCTTTACATATCAAATGTCAATTAGAAAGGTATAGATTTTATTATCCCTATTAACTGGACACGGACTCAAGATGGATACACGGATCATTCAACCATCACAATGATATATCTGACACCTAGTGCATCATCGGAACGTTTGAAGTATAAATTGTGTTCCGCGCCTCATCAGTATAAATAGAAGTATAATCTCGCAaactaatcctatggcatgccaactatacccgACACATCTTGAGatagttaatagggtaaccagtgtttcaaaatcatatatattcatGATCTCATATAATAGTTTCATATAATACCAATTTATATCATGCTCAATCCAATCCAATTCAATTTATACCATTTCatatcatcacatacatatcacCACATCTTTTATAAGTTATCAACCATGAAATACTTACCAAATTCATGAGACAAGAAGAGATTTTACCTCAATCAAGATAGTTTGATACAAGtcatatgaatatatgtgtatgtattgaaTTCAAACCATGAAAGCACAAATCATAATTGTTACTCGTCTACGGCTCTCGCATTTCCTTTCTCTCAGGACGACCTAGCGTCGTCTTTAGCTACTTTCGATAATTCAATTGTAAAAAATGATTTTAGATTCCACTCaatcacatgaaagcatataatcaaacatattttgcattttattaattttagtctCTATATCCGAAACACTCATATTTTTCGATATCTAACATCAAATTAAAAACGATTCCATATCCTTTCATGAGGGACCTTAAACTTCTAATCTATAGCATAATTTCttagtttattcaatttagttcctaatgtCACAAAGCTAACTATATAACTTAATTGAATTTTCTAATCAATTCCAACATTTTTCTCTACTTTTCAACTTTGTCCTAACATACTTAAAACTCATACTTCAATTTCTCATCAAAGTCAAACTCAATTTCATCAATTACCCATTAATGGAAACTTGACAAACATTTAACAACTGATAAATCCAAGGCatgaataagcttaatcaagcttAGATGATCATAAAAACCTAAAATTTCAAAGGAAAAGCATGATTACCTTAgggattttggactaaattgcaagaggGAAAAactttattctttctttcttttcttttcctcacttGGATGACACAATGGAAGGATGAAGGATGGATGTgttccatctttccaccaacatGGCCTTATATATGATGATTAAccatttaattaaacttaattaacgttaattttaaccttaaaacatgtttaattaattatatcatCTTCCTTAATAAAACTAAGTAGATGTTAtcattatcatccactatcatATAATACAAATGGTCTAATAACCATTTAGGTCCTTTGATTAATTGCTAATTAGGTCTTCaagcattttctaaattaaaattcaatagcgattgtacttttagaatttagtctctgAACCTTAATTAATGATTTCTTGATTATTtactaatatatttttatactaactttGTGAATACTTCTATTCACATTTTCATTGACTCAGTTTACGAAATTGAATTCTGAAACCTCATTTTTGAGCACTATCAaaattgggtcattacattttcaAAGGCAAcccaatatatatatcatgataTGCTTATTATTTATCATCATGGTTAAAAAAGAATTGGGTTAATTCATGAAAGAAAATTATTTGATGCTTTACTTGTGGAGTTAAAAAAAACTCCACAAGGGTGAAATATTGTCACAAGTCCTcatgtaatattaaaaaaattaaaataaattaaagcaaatacatttcatttatttatacttGTTCCATGAAAAACAACTATAGcaaaatattttctaatttaatgatccaaaaaataagcatttttattaaAGAATTGCATTGATTATATCCGGTTATTAGAAATAGTTGTCAGGGGCAGAATTAGGGGCTAGGGCCTTGcgcccctaaaatggaaaattttccatttagactattagtaaaggtaaaattgtcctttgaccccctaaaattataaaaatttgatttaattctttaaaaattataaagatataagctattaaaaaggtaaaattgtattttcgttatcgtaaaaattacaatttaatttcgactctcttaaaaaatttactaaatttcaCCCCGGCCATTGCTTAATCTTTATGGATCTAAAACAGAATTTGCATAATTTGTTACTACTAATATGAAGGGTGTTTTAAAATAAGATATTATTTCATGTTTGTTACATTTTATATACGTGTCGTGTCTGTTCTATTTCCACTTATAGTACTTTTCAAGTTCCTATctatattctattttattttattttttgagtcaAAGCTGTTAATTACTCCAACATTGAATTTTCGTATGATGAATTAGGCTACGCTTATCTGTCAATCTATTCATATATTACGAGCTTTTTTTGCAGATAAATTAAGCAAAGCCTATCACTTGTGACTTTGCGCTTATCATCGGATCTGggttcttcttctttcttcacaaggtatttccttttttatctttctttattgATGAATGTCGGGTTTTGATTGATACATTTTCTAGGTTTTCAATCGTTTTTTCATTTGTATGAATCAAAGTGTGCCTTTTGGCCACCTTTACaagttttttattcattttccatttttaaaattCCAATCTTTGGCCTTTCTTTCTAGGCATTTTAGGGCTTTgtgacaaattttattttctcttatcgTCTTCTCATCATTGTCAGTTTATAATGTATATCTGTGGTGGGCTAATTCTTGACATTGAATCTTTTGCTTAAAGTTGGTTCTTTGAGCATTGGGAGAAGCTGATCAAATAAACTTTGATGGCTCATGGGGATAAAGATTTAAAACTTGACATTGAAAATGAACCGATCACTGGTGAAGAAGAAGAATACCATAAACGAAACCCTATTTTAGGCCTTAAAAACATGGCAGAACTGCTGCTTGCTAAGGCTAGAGGCAGTTTCACCCAAGGGTCGTCGGACGATGGAGTGTCTTTGTCTAGTGATGCTTCGAATTCAGGTAGTGTTTATGCGAAGAACATGCAGGCAATGACGAGCATGAATGTTGTGGGACATGATCATAATATCAAAGATGATGGTAAAGAGAATAAATTAGTGAAGGAGAAATGTAAAAGTTTGAGCAATAAAAAATCCCCTAAGCCTCCACGACCTCCGAGATCGCCATCATTGGATGCGGCCGACCCGAAGTTAATCCGGGAGTTAGCCGAACTTGCGAGATTAAAGCGCGCGAGGATCAAGCGGATGAAAGCCTTGAAGAATATTAAGATTACTAAGGGAACACCTCCTTCTAGTCGCAATATGCTTGCCTTGGTGTTTATCATCCTTTTCTGTATTGTCATAATCTTTCaaggtaataaatattttattttatgggaTTTTCAAATTCACCCACTTTCTGCATCTCATATGCAAATCCTTTTTATGTAGGAATGCCATCCAAAGCTACACCAATGGCTTCCCAAGGATCTCATGTGCCGGTAAGAGCAACAGAGAGAGTTCCCACTTCAGTTTCATTCCTTCGAAACCCCCTAGTACGTGACAATTATTGTGGCAAAACAGTTTTAATTTGGATTCGAAAACGGATTTCTCATTTCTATTTCTGTTGTGCAGTCTAATGGACTTTGTTGCTGGTTTAGCTGCTGAAGGAAAAATGAGCAGATTTTTTGGATAGAAATAAAAATGTTGTTGGTCTATCTATGGTTACAGAAGATAaatctttgttgttcaacatcaTATGTTTCTATGGAGTTCACTTTTTGCCGGTAATTTATCCCTCGTTTGCAAGTTGAAGTTATGGGGAGGAGAGGGAGTGAGTTAAATTACCATGTAAAATTTTGGCAGTACGTTGTGGGATTATATCTATTCTCTATAACTATCTCTCATTATGTAACTCCAAATTCAACTTGAATTCATCCTACCATTCTTTGGAACTTGTTTGAGTTATTTACAGTACATGATTAGGtgacaaaatgaaaattttattccTTTCCAGATAGTcctctttttaattttgaaatttatgctaGATTAAATTATGGTTACATCTCCTATATGACCCTTCAAAATAGGccgcccttggagaagctcatgTATTAGATGATTGGTTTGATACAAGCTAAAACTATGGGCAACATTTAGTTATTGGAGCCtaaattttatagatttgagatttttttataaattttaaatatttttaagcaataaatatcaattatttctaaaatttaattagaatatataaattacattttaaatatttaaataaaaaagtaatttagtaccaaaaATACTTTTGGgggaggaaaagctaaaaattttagtttctacTTCTtaaaagtgttttttgaaaagtaaaaaatttcAGCTAAAAACAACTTATTTAGCACGGCTTTTCttccaaaagtattttttgaGCTAAAAGTGCTTTTTTTAAGCCCTTAGTTATGACTATAAATTTTATAGACTTGAAACttttttgtaaagagattttcgATTCTTTAAGAGAAGTTTACAAAGTGTAATTCGTCTAGAGTTGACGAATCCCTCAACAAGATTTAGTATTATCCTTGGTGGGGGATATTGCATTAACTCTATTGAGAACCCAAGTGCCTAAATAAGTAGCGGATTCATAGAACAGGATCCCCTTATCGAGTGTCATAAAAGTCAAACCATGCACAATGCCTTATAACTAGCCCAAGTGGTAGCATTCTGACTCATTAATGCCCTATATGCTATAAGGTATAGGTTCGAGTTCAACCATGCACAACACGTATGGTTTACCTTCTCAGATACCCAATAAGACACTTCctttttgtaaatttattgtcTCTTTAGGCACTTAAACTCTCGATAGAGTCACTTTATAAACTAACTCAAGATCTCAATTGAATTGCGAGACAAAATCTCCACAGAAAACAATACTTGATGTGTTCATAGTGTGACCCAAGATCCCATCCTCAacaataatatatcatttttgGTACATATTGCAAATTTGGAGGAAGATGACAACAAGATCCGAACCCTATTCTTTACAATGCCAACAAGGGGCTTAACCACTACCCTTTTATGTAGTTGGTAATAATAACATATTATGTAACTAGAGGTTATAATTAGAGGTGATCAGGAGGTAAAGGCTtggtttcaaaaaattttccaaacttaGGCTTGAGTTAGACTTGTTCTAGTCCGCCTAAATGATTTGTTctactatttaaaaaataatataaaatatttttatttaaatttaattcgaaaatatataacattaatataaaatcatttttatattctattaactttaaataataaaatggatAAACTCAAACCGACTAAGTCGGGATACACTTTTAATTCTAACCTATGCattgcataaattttttttttattttattatattttaaaattatattaa
Coding sequences within it:
- the LOC107915942 gene encoding uncharacterized protein isoform X1, which encodes MAHGDKDLKLDIENEPITGEEEEYHKRNPILGLKNMAELLLAKARGSFTQGSSDDGVSLSSDASNSGSVYAKNMQAMTSMNVVGHDHNIKDDGKENKLVKEKCKSLSNKKSPKPPRPPRSPSLDAADPKLIRELAELARLKRARIKRMKALKNIKITKGTPPSSRNMLALVFIILFCIVIIFQGMPSKATPMASQGSHVPVRATERVPTSVSFLRNPLSNGLCCWFSC
- the LOC107915942 gene encoding uncharacterized protein isoform X2 — encoded protein: MAHGDKDLKLDIENEPITGEEEEYHKRNPILGLKNMAELLLAKARGSFTQGSSDDGVSLSSDASNSGSVYAKNMQAMTSMNVVGHDHNIKDDGKENKLVKEKCKSLSNKKSPKPPRPPRSPSLDAADPKLIRELAELARLKRARIKRMKALKNIKITKGTPPSSRNMLALVFIILFCIVIIFQGMPSKATPMASQGSHVPSNGLCCWFSC